A DNA window from Mytilus edulis chromosome 14, xbMytEdul2.2, whole genome shotgun sequence contains the following coding sequences:
- the LOC139502776 gene encoding Krueppel-like factor 6: protein MDVLPSGNIFRELQVVHDTGYFSAQPSLEDRWQQNCLEMERYLKSEPKLTSYKKISDTNPWDDCVNCESKYTEPDGIRLEMKDENGEYHHLADLDDYEGSDDEDDDDDEDGNETETEERLQQLAHLNLNDPCSDRISLHSFSSASSGVSWDSNHSDPPLSPIIPKSNDPFALRLVAQPGRTTTVAVRIPQAEMMRHQRYYITSPGGANGRPRPYTAQPLQQRPPVALNGKIRTDVSPDMRRRNHKCPYNGCKKVYTKSSHLKAHLRTHTGEKPYKCTWEGCEWRFARSDELTRHYRKHTGAKPFRCKVCDRCFSRSDHLALHMKRHQTSDL, encoded by the exons aattgTTTGGAAATGGAAAGATACTTAAAAAGTGAACCAAAATTAACTTCTTACAAAAAAATATCGGACACAAATCCATGGGACGATTGTGTAAATTGTGAATCAAAGTATACGGAACCTGATGGTATCCGATTAGAAATGAAGGACGAAAATGGGGAATATCATCATTTAGCCGATTTAGACGATTATGAAGGATCAGATGACGaggacgatgatgatgatgaagatgGAAATGAAACGGAAACGGAAGAAAGACTTCAACAGTTAGCACATTTAAATCTAAATGATCCGTGTTCCGATAGAATTAGTTTACATAGTTTTAGTTCTGCATCAAGTGGTGTGTCGTGGGACAGTAACCATAGTGATCCTCCATTATCTCCTATTATTCCTAAATCTAATGACCCATTTGCTCTAAGACTTGTTGCTCAACCAGGCCGCACAACGACAGTGGCAGTGCGAATACCTCAAGCTGAAATGATGCGACATCAGCGATATTATATCACGAGTCCCGGTGGGGCTAATGGACGACCGCGTCCTTACACAGCTCAACCACTTCAGCAAAGACCCCCAGTAGCTTTAAATGGCAAAATTCGTACAGATGTTAGTCCCGACATGCGTAGACGAAATCACAAGTGCCCATATAATGGGTGTAAAAAAGTTTACACTAAAAGTTCTCATTTAAAGGCACATCTTCGGACACACACAG gGGAAAAACCATACAAATGTACGTGGGAAGGATGTGAGTGGAGGTTTGCACGATCAGATGAACTGACGAGACATTATAGAAAACACACGGGTGCTAAACCATTCCGTTGTAAAGTTTGTGATAGATGCTTTTCACGTTCTGATCATTTAGCATTACATATGAAAAGACACCAAACGTCAGACTTATAG